The following are encoded together in the Lactuca sativa cultivar Salinas chromosome 1, Lsat_Salinas_v11, whole genome shotgun sequence genome:
- the LOC111899140 gene encoding phospholipid:diacylglycerol acyltransferase 1 — protein sequence MALLRRRKRPDDDSPQTPGSPEEDEDKTTKSQKRGKKRRKKEYSCLDNCCWLVGCICTTWWFLLFLYNTMPASFPQYVTEKITGPLPDPPGVKCVKQGLEPKHPVVFVPGIVTGGLELWEGHECAEDLFRKKLWGGTFGEIYKRPSCWLKHMSLDNKTGLDPPGIRVRPVSGLVAADYFAPGYFVWAVLIANLARVGYEEKNMYMAAYDWRLSFQNTEARDQTLSRIKSNIELMVAINGGQKAVIIPHSMGVLYFLHFMKWVEAPAPMGGGGGSDWCAKHIKAVMNIGGPLLGAPKALAGLFSAEAKDIAFARGIAPGVLDSDVFQIQTLQHIMRMSRTWDSTMSMIPKGGETIWGGLDWSPEEGYLPSQRTNANITTSRCNQNESYSTMCDTTRINYGRLISFGRDVAESHSSDIERTDFRGAVKGYNLADIKCRDVWTEYHNMGLSGIKAIAEYKAYTAGDLLDLLEFVAPKMMERGMAHYSHGIAENLDDPKYAHYKYWANPLETKLPNAPDMEIYSMYGVGIPTERAYVYKLTPAAECYIPFQIDNAAGDINEHVCLKDGVYTVDGDETVPALSAGFMCAKGWRGKTRFNPSAIKTYVREYDHNPPSNFLEGRGTQSGAHVDIMGNFQLIEDVIRVAAGASGEELGGDRVYTDIFEWSKKINLKL from the exons ATGGCTTTACTTCGGAGGAGAAAACGACCCGACGACGATTCGCCACAGACCCCCGGCTCGCCGGAGGAAGACGAAGATAAGACAACTAAATCACAGAAAAGAGGAAAAAAGCGGAGGAAAAAGGAGTATTCCTGTTTGGATAATTGTTGCTGGTTAGTGGGATGCATATGCACGACTTGGTGGTTCTTGTTGTTTTTATACAACACAATGCCAGCGTCTTTCCCACAATACGTAACGGAGAAGATCACCGGACCGTTGCCGGATCCTCCCGGCGTTAAATGTGTAAAACAGGGACTGGAACCGAAGCATCCGGTGGTGTTTGTGCCGGGGATTGTCACCGGTGGGCTTGAGCTGTGGGAGGGCCACGAATGTGCGGAGGATTTGTTCCGAAAGAAACTTTGGGGAGGCACGTTTGGCGAAATTTACAAAAG GCCTTCATGCTGGCTAAAACATATGTCTCTAGACAACAAAACGGGTTTGGATCCTCCTGGTATTCGGGTTCGACCCGTCAGCGGGCTTGTAGCCGCCGACTACTTCGCTCCGGGCTACTTTGTGTGGGCCGTTTTGATTGCAAACTTAGCTCGTGTCGGCTACGAAGAAAAGAACATGTATATGGCTGCATACGACTGGCGACTCTCGTTTCAGAACACAGAG GCAAGAGATCAGACGTTGAGTCGGATAAAGAGCAATATAGAACTGATGGTGGCTATAAACGGTGGTCAAAAGGCTGTCATCATCCCACATTCAATGGGTGTTCTCTACTTTTTGCATTTCATGAAATGGGTGGAGGCACCAGCTCCGATGGGCGGTGGAGGTGGCTCAGACTGGTGTGCTAAACACATAAAAGCAGTGATGAACATCGGTGGCCCACTTTTAGGTGCACCAAAAGCTTTAGCGGGTCTTTTCTCAGCTGAAGCTAAAGATATTGCGTTCGCCAGGGGAATTGCACCAGGTGTGTTAGACTCGGATGTATTTCAAATTCAAACGCTGCAACACATCATGAGAATGAGCCGAACCTGGGACTCCACCATGTCCATGATACCAAAAGGTGGTGAAACCATCTGGGGTGGGCTCGATTGGTCACCCGAGGAAGGATATTTGCCGAGCCAGAGAACGAATGCAAACATTACTACTTCACGTTGCAACCAAAACGAGTCGTATAGTACAATGTGTGACACGACACGTATTAATTATGGGAGACTTATATCGTTCGGGAGAGATGTTGCAGAGTCACATTCTTCGGATATTGAGCGGACAGATTTTAGG GGCGCGGTCAAGGGCTACAATCTTGCGGATATCAAGTGTCGTGATGTGTGGACCGAGTATCACAATATGGGACTAAGTGGAATCAAGGCCATAGCGGAATACAAGGCTTATACAGCTGGTGACCTTTTGGATTTGCTCGAGTTTGTTGCACCAAAGATGATGGAACGAGGCATGGCCCATTATTCACACGGAATAGCAGAAAATCTGGACGACCCGAAATACGCACATTACAAATATTGGGCTAACCCGTTGGAAACTAA GTTGCCAAATGCTCCAGACATGGAGATATACTCGATGTACGGGGTTGGCATTCCGACTGAACGAGCATATGTTTACAAGCTCACTCCGGCAGCAGAATGCTACATTCCGTTCCAAATTGATAATGCAGCGGGGGATATCAATGAACACGTCTGTTTAAAAGACGGTGTATACACTGTAGATGGTGATGAAACTGTACCCGCACTGAGTGCGGGGTTCATGTGCGCCAAAGGGTGGCGTGGGAAAACACGTTTTAATCCCTCAGCGATTAAAACGTATGTTAGGGAATATGATCACAACCCACCCTCGAATTTTCTCGAAGGTCGGGGTACACAAAGTGGTGCCCATGTTGATATCATGGGCAATTTTCAATTGATTGAAGACGTAATTAGGGTTGCAGCCGGTGCTTCCGGTGAAGAATTGGGAGGTGATAGAGTTTATACGGACATCTTCGAATGGTCTAAAAAAATTAACTTGAAATTGTAA